A single genomic interval of Arthrobacter globiformis harbors:
- a CDS encoding cytochrome P450, translating into MSTETERGLSHNKSDFDFHGRSLDNIFDEYQDILANGPVGHSNKYGGFWYITKSEDIFNAEQDPDTFAVGPSMLLPAFGTDVPLIPIDIDPPTHADFRKILLPMFTPMNISKLTPGMRETAKQLCQEVLTAGDVVDVSAKLARPMPTIIFSGLAGYPEQDWPIFDRWIDEIIYERTAHPETAYAAGRELNDYFDRLLDEREKAGPEADANNDLITQLLKAEVKGRKLTREELLSYCYLLFLAGLDTTAWAIRSALWYLAGNPQAQQQLREDPDLIPTAAEEFLRTLSPVQAMARTAKKDTVVRGQEIKAGERVVLVFGAGNRDPEVYEEPNEIKIDREDNRHLAFGGGIHRCLGSNLGRAEMVIAMEEFLNAVPHFERANDDEPWHGVGPLTLKIGA; encoded by the coding sequence ATGAGCACAGAAACTGAGCGGGGACTCAGCCACAACAAGTCAGACTTTGACTTCCACGGACGGTCGCTCGACAACATTTTCGACGAATACCAGGACATACTGGCCAACGGCCCTGTTGGGCACAGCAACAAGTATGGAGGCTTTTGGTACATCACCAAGAGCGAGGATATCTTCAACGCCGAGCAGGACCCCGACACGTTCGCTGTCGGACCCTCAATGCTCCTCCCGGCGTTCGGCACTGACGTCCCCCTCATTCCCATCGACATCGATCCCCCGACCCACGCTGACTTCCGCAAAATTCTGCTGCCGATGTTCACACCCATGAACATCTCAAAGCTGACACCCGGAATGCGTGAGACCGCTAAGCAGCTGTGCCAGGAAGTCCTCACAGCCGGCGACGTCGTTGATGTCTCGGCAAAGCTTGCCCGCCCGATGCCGACGATTATCTTCAGCGGCCTGGCCGGATATCCGGAACAGGACTGGCCAATCTTCGACCGGTGGATCGACGAAATCATCTATGAGCGGACCGCGCATCCGGAAACCGCATACGCGGCCGGACGCGAACTCAACGACTACTTCGACCGCCTTCTCGACGAACGGGAAAAGGCCGGACCGGAAGCAGACGCCAACAATGACCTGATCACCCAGCTCCTGAAAGCGGAAGTGAAAGGCCGGAAGCTCACGCGTGAAGAGCTGCTGTCGTACTGCTACCTGCTCTTCCTGGCCGGGCTGGATACGACCGCCTGGGCGATCCGTTCCGCCCTTTGGTACCTGGCCGGCAACCCCCAGGCCCAGCAGCAGTTGCGTGAAGACCCGGACCTGATCCCCACCGCTGCAGAAGAATTCCTGCGTACGCTTTCCCCGGTCCAGGCCATGGCCCGCACCGCGAAGAAGGACACAGTTGTCCGGGGCCAGGAGATCAAGGCCGGTGAACGCGTCGTGCTCGTCTTCGGAGCGGGCAATCGTGACCCGGAGGTCTACGAAGAACCCAATGAAATCAAGATTGACCGTGAAGACAACCGCCACCTGGCTTTTGGCGGAGGGATCCACCGGTGCCTTGGTTCGAACCTTGGCCGCGCCGAAATGGTTATCGCCATGGAGGAATTCCTGAACGCTGTCCCTCACTTCGAACGGGCGAATGATGACGAACCGTGGCACGGCGTCGGCCCGCTTACCCTCAAGATTGGAGCTTGA
- a CDS encoding NAD(P)/FAD-dependent oxidoreductase yields the protein MTHLPDRVAVIGASVASAMLIERSRELGFAGEFIVIDSDPNAPYDRPPLSKQFLLGTGPVEPAEWWPEATPILNAKAIGLLTDKRTVLTDKLGEVAADAVVISTGAGSIRLPNEPAGVLSLRTAQDALALRNAVHAGASSAIIIGAGTIGAELASTLAQRGLAVTVVDLAPQPMQRFFSGHLGEEAKAWMHQAGVVTHFGVAVESIQKTDAQWTVRVSGLDLHADLVISAVGARPNTEWLTYSELDISNGVRCTADGKALLTPGEIADGIFAIGDVSARQAEDGTFRRFESWTQAQRHGAALAEYFAGFDSSELEQAPYGWTEQFGRKVQVHGMLPPAGELVQVYAAEERNAALYRIGSTEEDVAWIGVNAPRQFSRASMGMSLLS from the coding sequence GTGACACATCTGCCAGACCGGGTTGCGGTCATTGGCGCTTCGGTTGCATCGGCGATGCTGATTGAACGCAGTCGCGAGCTGGGCTTTGCAGGCGAATTTATCGTCATTGATTCAGACCCGAACGCGCCCTACGACCGGCCCCCGCTGTCCAAGCAATTCCTTCTTGGCACTGGTCCCGTCGAACCGGCCGAGTGGTGGCCGGAAGCTACGCCGATCCTGAACGCAAAGGCGATCGGGCTCCTGACAGACAAGCGGACCGTCCTGACGGACAAGCTCGGAGAAGTAGCAGCTGACGCGGTCGTCATCTCCACAGGAGCCGGCTCAATCCGGCTGCCGAACGAGCCAGCGGGCGTCCTCAGCCTAAGAACCGCCCAGGACGCCCTTGCCCTGCGCAACGCCGTACATGCAGGAGCCTCCAGCGCGATCATCATCGGCGCCGGAACCATCGGTGCGGAACTGGCATCTACACTCGCCCAACGTGGGCTTGCCGTCACGGTAGTAGATCTGGCTCCGCAACCAATGCAGCGCTTCTTTTCAGGACATCTGGGGGAGGAAGCGAAGGCATGGATGCACCAGGCCGGTGTTGTAACTCACTTTGGGGTTGCTGTGGAATCCATTCAGAAAACGGATGCGCAGTGGACGGTCCGGGTCAGCGGCCTGGACCTGCACGCCGACCTGGTTATTAGCGCTGTCGGCGCGCGGCCCAATACCGAATGGCTGACCTACAGCGAGCTCGACATTTCCAACGGAGTCCGTTGCACTGCGGACGGGAAAGCCCTGCTGACCCCCGGTGAAATCGCCGACGGCATCTTCGCTATCGGAGACGTTTCGGCCCGGCAGGCCGAGGACGGGACCTTTCGACGGTTCGAGAGTTGGACCCAGGCCCAACGGCATGGCGCAGCCCTGGCTGAATACTTTGCCGGCTTCGACTCCAGCGAACTGGAACAGGCTCCATACGGGTGGACGGAGCAGTTCGGCCGAAAGGTACAGGTACACGGAATGCTTCCGCCGGCAGGCGAACTTGTACAGGTATACGCTGCAGAGGAACGCAACGCCGCCTTGTACCGGATTGGATCTACGGAGGAGGACGTGGCCTGGATCGGCGTCAACGCGCCAAGGCAGTTCAGCCGGGCCTCCATGGGCATGAGCCTTCTAAGCTGA